The following coding sequences are from one Leptolyngbya sp. NIES-3755 window:
- a CDS encoding hypothetical protein (hypothetical protein LYNGBM3L_29810;~similar to AA sequence:cyanobase_aa:LBDG_06400) codes for MLRKRLCFNAQSSFIPLLVLNVFMVSLLPSIARAGQFGGRSYFDHSPRLVRTTTNNVTSHALATYEFTIAVPPDAGAALQTVKIAQVENLDRVSFNSTHRRAYLDEGVAKGQSVSLAAIGGEQPNDRSETTVTFDPPIQPGQVVTVALDATLNPWHSGIYLFGVTAYPEGDQTSGLFLGFGRVQLLSQ; via the coding sequence ATGTTAAGAAAACGACTTTGTTTCAACGCTCAGTCAAGTTTCATTCCGTTATTAGTCCTGAATGTTTTCATGGTTAGCTTGTTGCCGTCCATCGCTAGAGCCGGACAATTCGGCGGACGCAGCTATTTTGATCATTCACCGCGTCTGGTTCGCACGACCACAAACAACGTGACCTCCCACGCTCTGGCAACTTACGAATTTACGATCGCTGTTCCACCCGATGCTGGAGCAGCCTTACAAACAGTCAAGATTGCCCAAGTCGAGAATCTCGATCGAGTCAGCTTTAATTCCACCCATCGACGTGCGTATCTAGATGAGGGTGTGGCTAAAGGACAATCGGTTTCACTCGCGGCTATCGGCGGTGAACAGCCCAACGATCGCAGCGAAACAACAGTAACGTTTGATCCACCAATCCAACCCGGTCAGGTGGTCACTGTTGCCTTAGATGCAACGTTAAATCCCTGGCATAGCGGAATTTATCTATTTGGAGTGACTGCTTACCCTGAAGGCGATCAAACGTCTGGTCTATTTCTGGGCTTTGGGCGCGTTCAGCTTCTGTCCCAGTGA
- a CDS encoding ABC transporter (similar to AA sequence:cyanobase_aa:LBDG_26970), whose protein sequence is MTSAIELSPNVARDAANSVIQVRQLHKHYGRLAAVRGIDFDVAPGELFGLIGPDGAGKTTTFHILGGIMEATAGEVRVLNLPARDARLQIGYLTQQFSLYLDLSIDENLQYVAGLREVPDQLFQQRRAKYLKLMSLNQFGDRLAAQLSGGMKQKLALCCALVSQPKVLLLDEPTTGVDPVSRREFWDVLAALAAEGVTIVVATPYLDEAERCNRVALMYDGAIQQIGTPAQLRQSLGLHRLEVHTPQLAIAEQALSGSDGIADVQTFGDRLDVLVADSDEGEREIRGRFRDRQLTLTSIHNAEPTLENVFVTRLRQQGSAPQVLEFPRGRSGRKSAQDIAIYAHHLDRVFGTFQAVKNVNVEVRYGEIFGLLGANGAGKTTTIKMLCGLLPASSGEISLGGERGNLRSSELRKRIGYMSQKFTLYDDLSIGQNLEFYSGVYGVPRKIRREKIDWVLATCELEGQENMLTGQLPGGWKQRVAFGASVMHEPDILFLDEPTSGVDPLARRQFWRLINDFARNGTAILVTTHYLEEAEQCNRMSFMVAGETVLEGSPSQIKAAQPGQLIEVVIDQTQAASNLLKQQMESWRVSIFADRLHVVIDQPEEIEELRSRLTAANLSPHSLLPIPYSLEDAFIGVVQRAQNKL, encoded by the coding sequence ATGACTTCAGCGATTGAACTATCTCCGAATGTTGCTCGTGATGCGGCTAATTCCGTTATTCAAGTCCGACAGTTGCATAAACATTACGGTCGGTTGGCTGCGGTTCGTGGTATTGACTTTGATGTTGCACCAGGAGAATTGTTTGGGTTAATTGGACCTGATGGAGCGGGAAAAACGACGACTTTTCACATTCTCGGCGGCATCATGGAAGCGACAGCAGGTGAAGTTCGAGTGTTGAATTTGCCTGCGCGGGATGCTCGATTGCAGATTGGTTATCTTACACAGCAATTCTCTCTGTATTTGGATTTGAGCATTGATGAGAATTTGCAGTATGTTGCAGGTTTGCGAGAAGTGCCCGATCAGTTATTTCAGCAGCGACGTGCTAAGTATCTGAAGTTGATGAGCTTGAATCAATTTGGCGATCGATTAGCGGCACAGCTATCGGGCGGGATGAAACAAAAGCTGGCTCTCTGTTGTGCATTAGTGTCTCAACCCAAAGTATTGTTGCTGGATGAACCCACGACCGGAGTTGATCCCGTATCGAGACGCGAGTTCTGGGATGTGTTGGCAGCACTCGCAGCAGAAGGAGTCACGATCGTAGTTGCGACTCCTTATCTCGATGAAGCGGAACGGTGTAATCGGGTGGCATTGATGTATGACGGCGCAATTCAACAGATTGGAACGCCTGCCCAATTGCGACAAAGTTTGGGATTGCATCGGCTTGAAGTGCATACTCCACAGCTTGCAATTGCAGAACAGGCATTGAGTGGAAGTGATGGAATTGCAGATGTTCAGACGTTTGGCGATCGATTAGATGTATTAGTCGCTGATTCGGATGAGGGAGAGCGAGAAATTCGGGGGAGATTTCGCGATCGACAACTCACGCTCACGTCAATTCACAATGCAGAACCAACATTAGAAAATGTATTTGTGACGCGACTCAGACAGCAAGGATCAGCCCCACAGGTTTTAGAATTTCCGCGTGGTCGATCGGGTCGTAAATCTGCTCAAGACATTGCGATTTATGCTCATCATCTCGATCGAGTGTTTGGAACATTCCAAGCAGTGAAAAATGTGAATGTTGAAGTGCGCTACGGTGAGATTTTTGGCTTGCTTGGTGCAAATGGAGCGGGAAAAACAACCACGATTAAAATGCTGTGCGGATTGTTGCCTGCAAGTTCTGGAGAGATTTCGCTGGGTGGAGAACGGGGCAATCTTCGGAGCAGTGAATTGAGAAAGCGAATTGGCTACATGAGCCAGAAATTTACGCTTTATGATGATTTGTCGATCGGGCAAAATCTCGAATTTTACAGCGGTGTCTATGGGGTTCCACGTAAGATCCGCCGCGAGAAAATTGATTGGGTACTTGCAACTTGTGAACTCGAAGGACAGGAAAATATGCTCACAGGTCAATTACCTGGCGGCTGGAAACAACGGGTCGCATTCGGCGCTTCTGTGATGCACGAACCGGATATCTTATTTCTCGATGAGCCTACTTCGGGGGTTGATCCCTTAGCGCGTCGGCAATTTTGGCGATTGATCAATGATTTTGCTCGAAATGGAACTGCAATTCTAGTCACGACTCACTATCTCGAAGAAGCAGAACAATGCAATCGAATGAGCTTTATGGTGGCAGGTGAAACTGTTCTAGAAGGTTCACCCAGTCAGATTAAAGCAGCACAACCAGGACAATTAATCGAGGTTGTGATTGATCAAACTCAGGCTGCATCGAATCTGTTGAAGCAACAAATGGAAAGTTGGCGGGTGTCGATTTTTGCCGATCGATTACACGTGGTGATTGATCAGCCTGAAGAAATTGAAGAACTGCGATCGCGTCTCACCGCTGCGAATCTTTCTCCCCATTCCCTACTCCCCATTCCCTACTCGCTCGAAGATGCTTTTATCGGTGTTGTCCAACGCGCCCAGAACAAACTATGA
- a CDS encoding unknown protein (similar to AA sequence:cyanobase_aa:ssr3129) yields MKPMIWQPEEKDKQVNQYLDRINHAPYATIFSMLLGLLCLFTIVVLLSSF; encoded by the coding sequence ATGAAACCCATGATTTGGCAGCCTGAAGAAAAAGATAAACAGGTCAACCAATATCTCGATCGCATCAATCATGCGCCTTATGCAACCATCTTTTCGATGCTGCTAGGGTTGCTTTGTCTGTTTACGATCGTCGTTTTGCTTAGCAGTTTTTAG
- a CDS encoding TetR family transcriptional regulator (similar to AA sequence:cyanobase_aa:LBDG_26990): MTVTSDRQTAKRDQILKGAMTVFLRSGYAGTSMDRIAAEAGVSKQTIYSHFQDKEGLFRSLIEGETLSRFQAVFQIDPHHIDPETLLRRLADIYFTQVVDHSHYVPLLRIVIAESERFPELAKVFIQTVAQRGKQLLCEYFRHHPELNIRDPEAIAQIFFGSMVSWVILQKMLHGESSIDLSRDRIVDQLIELIVEHSTRRKTTEPD; encoded by the coding sequence ATGACAGTGACGAGCGATCGACAAACCGCAAAACGCGATCAAATTCTCAAAGGAGCCATGACTGTGTTTCTGCGATCAGGCTATGCCGGAACCAGTATGGATCGCATAGCAGCCGAGGCAGGCGTTTCTAAACAAACGATTTATAGTCACTTCCAAGACAAAGAAGGATTATTTCGATCGCTGATCGAAGGTGAAACCCTATCACGATTCCAAGCCGTATTCCAGATCGATCCGCACCACATTGATCCCGAAACCTTACTGCGACGATTAGCAGATATTTACTTTACGCAAGTGGTCGATCACAGTCACTATGTTCCGTTACTCCGAATTGTGATTGCTGAATCTGAGCGGTTTCCAGAGTTAGCAAAAGTATTTATCCAAACCGTTGCACAGCGAGGAAAACAATTACTCTGTGAATATTTTCGACATCATCCAGAGTTGAACATTCGTGACCCTGAAGCGATCGCGCAAATCTTCTTCGGATCAATGGTGTCTTGGGTGATTCTGCAAAAGATGTTACATGGAGAAAGCTCGATCGACTTATCCCGCGATCGAATTGTCGATCAATTGATTGAGTTAATTGTTGAGCACTCAACTCGCAGGAAAACCACTGAGCCTGATTGA
- a CDS encoding hypothetical protein (hypothetical protein FJSC11DRAFT_1206;~similar to AA sequence:cyanobase_aa:LBDG_07190) — MSKTIVNLTQHSMMQAIERALEQCPHYPHQQAFAQPDLRQQLLVWVLNRVPNVFMLHESPEATPMPSDPSNCREQQSCIDFVVRQGIQEILTQNQQEIDHCLPDEDARLAASHWFG, encoded by the coding sequence ATGTCAAAAACTATCGTTAATCTAACCCAACACTCAATGATGCAGGCGATTGAACGAGCTTTAGAACAATGTCCGCACTACCCGCATCAACAGGCGTTTGCTCAACCAGATCTGCGTCAACAACTTCTCGTTTGGGTCCTCAATCGCGTTCCGAACGTCTTCATGCTGCATGAGAGTCCTGAAGCAACCCCTATGCCTTCTGATCCCTCCAATTGTCGTGAGCAACAGTCCTGCATTGATTTTGTGGTTCGACAGGGCATTCAAGAAATTCTGACGCAGAATCAGCAGGAGATCGACCATTGTTTACCCGATGAAGATGCTAGATTAGCTGCTTCTCACTGGTTCGGCTAG
- a CDS encoding ABC transporter (similar to AA sequence:cyanobase_aa:LBDG_26960), with product MKRILAQCKKELAQFRRDRLTLALAFILPLMTLFIFGFAIRLEAKNITLIVQDFDRSNLSQSYTERLYATNQFTPVQWNGLDPVKDGLDRGITKAAVIIPPKFNADVIAGRTSTVQVLIDGTDVNNARVIKNSLQAFTTVFVRDQNLAQSQPKITPHIRLWFNPGRQESLYIVPGVFGLILAIYPSLLAALAMSREKEQGTILQTYASSISAAELLLGKCLAYFVVAMGQAFVVIGLGCIVWRLGFAGDPTPLLIGGALFLLASVMFGLFIGVRANNRSVAVQGVATAGFLLALLLSGFIYPLSNIPFPLSLISNIVPARYFIELSRDAFVRGTGWSGVWIAPVMLLVLTFALFNLSRRILGRMQLPG from the coding sequence ATGAAACGCATCCTGGCTCAATGTAAAAAGGAACTTGCTCAATTTCGTCGCGATCGATTAACTTTAGCGCTGGCGTTCATTTTGCCGTTGATGACGCTATTTATCTTCGGCTTTGCGATTCGGTTGGAAGCGAAGAACATTACTTTGATTGTGCAAGACTTCGATCGAAGTAATTTGAGCCAGTCTTACACCGAGCGATTGTATGCGACGAATCAATTCACTCCGGTGCAGTGGAATGGGCTTGATCCGGTGAAAGATGGTCTCGATCGAGGAATTACCAAAGCTGCGGTGATCATTCCACCTAAATTTAATGCCGATGTGATTGCAGGGCGAACCAGTACCGTACAAGTGCTGATTGATGGAACTGATGTGAACAATGCGCGAGTGATTAAAAATAGTCTTCAAGCATTTACAACGGTGTTCGTGCGAGATCAGAATCTAGCACAATCTCAGCCTAAAATTACACCACACATTCGACTCTGGTTTAATCCCGGTCGGCAAGAATCACTTTATATTGTTCCGGGTGTGTTTGGCTTGATTTTGGCAATCTATCCGAGTTTGCTGGCTGCACTTGCAATGTCGCGTGAGAAAGAGCAAGGCACAATTCTACAAACTTATGCTTCGAGTATTAGTGCAGCGGAATTGCTATTAGGAAAATGTTTAGCTTATTTCGTGGTTGCAATGGGTCAGGCTTTCGTCGTCATCGGTTTAGGGTGCATTGTTTGGAGATTGGGATTTGCAGGTGATCCAACTCCATTGTTGATTGGCGGAGCTTTGTTTCTACTTGCTAGTGTGATGTTTGGATTGTTTATTGGTGTGAGGGCAAATAATCGATCGGTCGCAGTTCAAGGGGTCGCAACCGCAGGATTTTTGCTTGCACTCTTGCTATCTGGATTTATCTATCCACTCAGTAACATTCCGTTTCCGTTGTCGCTGATCAGTAACATTGTGCCAGCACGTTATTTTATTGAACTATCCCGTGATGCGTTTGTGCGGGGAACAGGTTGGAGCGGGGTTTGGATTGCTCCAGTGATGCTCTTGGTTCTAACATTTGCTCTGTTTAATCTTTCGCGTCGGATTCTCGGTCGAATGCAACTTCCTGGGTAA
- a CDS encoding secretion protein HlyD family protein (similar to AA sequence:cyanobase_aa:LBDG_26980), which produces MTQTLPQPADHGSAPAAKPGRSKKLLIIPGLIAIAGIGFATWRFLPRPEATTLPLSGRIEADETDIGAKTAGRVTAVKFREGDEVQKDQVVAELTDEEVNEQLRAAAAQVSAARQEEQQARLDIAVAESKIQEAQLNLQQSQGDARGRIDQASSTVAAAKAQLAQANANVKEAEAQVKEARSKANLAIRDRDRFAQLVSQGAINQQQFDQAQTNVETAQAAVDTANATLQARREAVNAATQQLNAAAGGLTQTETTGLNPDIRGAQLTGLEQQRDQARSRLIAAQAKVKNALANQQQIQKRLDSFVVKSPIHGVVTARPIEPGAVVATGKTLLTVIDLNTVYLRGFIPQGDIGKIRVGQRAQVFLDSDPKKPLSARVAAIDPKASFTPENIYFRDDRVKQVFGVKITIDDPGGFAKPGMPADGEIMLKE; this is translated from the coding sequence ATGACTCAGACACTTCCCCAGCCTGCGGATCACGGTTCTGCGCCCGCTGCAAAGCCAGGACGATCGAAAAAATTACTCATCATTCCGGGGTTGATTGCGATCGCGGGAATTGGGTTTGCGACTTGGCGATTTTTGCCGCGACCGGAGGCGACGACGTTACCTTTGAGCGGACGGATTGAGGCGGATGAAACGGATATCGGGGCGAAAACTGCGGGACGAGTCACAGCAGTGAAGTTTCGGGAAGGGGATGAAGTTCAGAAGGATCAAGTGGTTGCAGAATTGACTGATGAGGAAGTAAATGAACAATTGAGAGCCGCAGCAGCACAAGTTTCGGCAGCGAGACAAGAAGAGCAGCAGGCTCGATTAGATATTGCTGTAGCGGAAAGTAAGATTCAGGAAGCACAATTGAACCTGCAACAGTCCCAAGGGGATGCACGAGGACGGATTGATCAAGCTTCTTCCACGGTGGCGGCAGCGAAGGCACAATTAGCACAGGCGAATGCGAATGTGAAAGAAGCGGAAGCACAGGTGAAAGAAGCGCGATCGAAGGCAAATCTGGCAATTCGCGATCGCGATCGATTTGCTCAACTCGTGAGTCAAGGTGCAATCAATCAACAACAGTTCGATCAAGCCCAAACGAATGTTGAAACAGCTCAAGCTGCGGTGGATACTGCCAATGCAACCTTACAAGCGCGACGAGAAGCCGTGAATGCAGCGACTCAGCAATTAAATGCAGCGGCAGGTGGATTAACTCAGACTGAAACGACGGGGTTGAATCCAGACATTCGGGGCGCACAGTTAACAGGATTGGAGCAACAACGGGATCAAGCTCGATCGCGATTGATTGCTGCACAAGCGAAAGTTAAAAATGCTCTAGCGAATCAACAACAGATTCAGAAACGCTTAGATTCGTTTGTGGTGAAAAGTCCGATTCATGGTGTAGTGACAGCAAGACCGATCGAGCCGGGAGCCGTCGTTGCAACTGGAAAAACATTGTTAACGGTGATTGATCTCAATACGGTTTATTTACGAGGTTTCATTCCTCAAGGAGACATTGGAAAGATTCGAGTCGGGCAACGCGCTCAGGTGTTTCTGGATTCTGATCCGAAGAAGCCTTTGAGTGCGAGAGTGGCTGCGATCGATCCAAAAGCTTCGTTTACGCCAGAGAATATCTATTTTCGGGACGATCGCGTGAAGCAAGTGTTTGGGGTGAAAATTACGATCGATGATCCGGGTGGATTTGCGAAGCCTGGAATGCCCGCAGACGGGGAAATTATGCTCAAGGAGTAA